In Acanthochromis polyacanthus isolate Apoly-LR-REF ecotype Palm Island chromosome 9, KAUST_Apoly_ChrSc, whole genome shotgun sequence, the DNA window agattataaatcaacatgtaaccaaagcactctgtgtataacgccatagtataggatgtagttcagaaaatgtcaaattatagTATGCTTTTCAAGAATAGCATGGAAGAATTAATTAatggtaaaatctccttgaagagtctagttgggataggatctaaaagacatgttgatggtttggatgtagaaactgttgaaattagttcagagagacatataggagtgaagaattctaaatattcatcgggtctaacagccaattcaaaagcatctgtgacatttgtaggaagggccaaaTTAATTtcatctctaatcataactattttatgtgtaaagaagctcatgaagttgtTACAGCTTagagctaaaggaatacaaggttcaacagagctctgactctttgtcagcctggctacagtgctaaagagaaacctatggttgttcttgttctcctctattaaagatgaataataagttgtcctggcattacgaaaagctttttatagattactagactatttttccaagccacatacacttcctctgaattagtggaataccactttctttccagctttcgggatgcctgctttaaaatccgcagctgggaattacaccaaggagcaagtcttctctgagatataactttcttttttacaggtgcaacactatcaagagttgtacgcagtgaggctgaagcattattaaaaAGTAATTCCGTCCATAATTCATTCAGATCAAACTGGATTTATAAAAGGTAGACACTCTTCAAACAATACACGCAGACTGATCAACTTACTGGAATATTCGacatcacaacaacaaccaccaacAATCATAGTCTCActtgatgcagaaaaagcatttgaCAGAGTTAACTGGTCATTTTTAACATCTACTCTCCAAACATTCGGCTTTGGGGAATCATTTATAAACTGGATTCACATCTTACACACCTCTCCCACTGCCACAGTACTAACTAATGGACTAACATCACAACCATTCACATTGTACAGAGGAACTAGGCAaggatgcccactctctcccCTTCTCTTCACCATATTCATAGAACCTCTCGCTGCTGCAATCCGCCAAAATCCAGGTATCACAGGAATAAAAACTCCCACTGCACATCATAAAATAAGCCTATATGCTGATGATATACTCCTCTACCTTCAGCAACCATACACCTCTCTTACAGAAACAATATCTCTCATAAAAACATATTCACATATCTCGGACTATTCCATCAACTTTCATAAATCTGTTATACTCCCAGTACGGGGGACGACTGGAATGTGGCAGCCTATACACCACCTATTCCGATATGCACAAATTACATCACATACTTAGGCATTAATATTTCCCCCAGGCTGTCAGAGTTGGTCAATTTAAACCTCGCTCCTCTCATCAAAACAATAACAGACAGCCTTAACGGTGGAAAAATCACCCTTTATCACTCATAGGTCGAATAGCTGCAATAAAAANNNNNNNNNNNNNNNNNNNNNNNNNNNNNNNNNNNNNNNNNNNNNNNNNNNNNNNNNNNNNNNNNNNNNNNNNNNNNNNNNNNNNNNNNNNNNNNNNNNNACTctgtgagggacatctggacatcagGCCCCACTGACAggggatgtaccagacccctgctgagttaatgatatgcaaaggcacccctttaaaagaccacatctgaaaccaCCATTTTGAGTCCTCCTGAATTTTGTGAGTTcttttgagttctcctgaaaGCACCACTCTGAGTTCTCCtgagttctcctgaattttgaagtcaccttgctatccatcactctgaggctccactctgtccaccgttgttccgACCCACATCAACCAAGGCGACCGACCATCATCATCACggcacgcaagtacctttcagtcactggaacttggtgcaACTTTCTCAAATTCTCTTTTCAAAGATAAAATTTACAGGCTAACAAATAAGCCTACTATCAAATtgacggctgctttcaggtgtggtctattTATCCCTTTTCCCTCAGAACTCCATATTTCAATTGTAATATTAATCCAGTGTTACgttgaaatattgtgttctcttccttcccttttcccatcattcacatctcaccatCTTATTCGTTTTGTGTTGTCGTTGTtcgtcttaatgtgtgttattgttgttgttattgtttagtttagtttaataaatgtacataaatataagttcagtgcctcaattgttttgttgttcacatcttggtccctaacttgtatagattccagctacctcaattttatacataacctttcaagctaaataattccccttaTGATTCCTGAAACTCTTcttgacagcacaacaagaagtgtttcatatGCTATTTATTAGATTTGTCTAATTAAATACTTCGCTGGTCGAATATCAGGTAgactatataataattctgtacactgcaaaaactgaaatctaAGTAAGATTAAATATCTCAAATTAGGGTgatatttgcttattttttgtctgataaGATAATTTTTCTCACTACGCAGATTTTATGTAAGagtgttttacttgttttaagTGTTTTGGTCCTAAATTATCTTAGTAAGATATTACAGCTTGTTACTGAGAATTTATGGCTTATATTGATAATACATGCTTGAAACTAGAAATTAACTGTTACAAAGCTGCTTCATCAACATCCACAAGTACAAAACTTCTTTTTCAAAGTCATAATTTCTTATTTCAAGCATGAAATAAGAAATCATGACTTTGACACGACTGTATCCCtccaaataattaaaacacatcACAGCCAAATGAAATCTACTGTTTAGTTATCtatgcaacaataaaaatatccatccatccattctctatacacctctttatcctcactagggtcgcgggggtgctggagcctatcccagctgacttgagtgaaggcaggggacaccctggacaggtcgccagtctgtcacagggctacatatacagaaaacaatcacactcacattcacacctacggacaatttagagtaaccaattaacctcagcatatttttggactgtgggaggaagccggagtgcccagagaaaacccatgcatgcacagggagaacatgcaaactccatgcagaaagatcccaggcccaccccgggatttgaaccgggactTCTTGCTgcaggcgaaagtgctaaccactaccgcTGTGCAGccacaataaaaatatgtacTTAAATATTAGTACAGTTGGAACAGTACTGTAAACTGATagttaatatttaaacatttaacatgGAAAATTCAAACAATTTCAATCAGAAATAGTTCATGTACATTCAGATAAGTGCTTCCAAATTACAGGGCAGCTTTAAAAGCATGTGACATCTGGGGAGCACTGCGATTTTTCACTATTGTATAATTCTATTACATCCGCAAGATGGTATTTTACCTGTACAAAGGTATGACTCTTGCTGCTGATTGTGTAATGAGAGGTATAATCCACCAGCTTTTCAGCATCCACTGACTCAGTAGCCTTTGCAAGGTATGGGACCTGAACTTGATATGCGATGACTTTATTCTATCAAAGTGTATAGTTTGAAATAGTTGGTATTACAACAATAAAGCAGAGAATCAAcaagacatacatttttgaCTAATCCACATTCTGGCATATTACCAATCACTATGTATGCAAGGATCATTGATTTCTGAATTATGCAAGTATTGCCATTTATTACAATTATTAAACCTGTATTTTGGATTTACGTTTGCTAGGGTCTCATGCAAATGATCTTAGTGTATTACAGACCTCTATTTCATCTTTGTACAGAACAACCTGCAATGCATTTGGTATCTCTGAAAATCAGGGACACAATTTTAAATGGGAGCCATCAAcaagttttcaaaaatgatttttaagtcCTACAGGAAGGTAAAATTTCTTCTGCAGTCTCTGAAAGAGATGGGAAAATTACGTAAAACAACGGCCTGTTGACCACATTATCTAGCAGCATAGGGGAGTTCTATGaattaagattttttaaaatgttttttattcgtatttataatgtaatttaTGGAATTAACTGCATgcagtaatatttttttcaatatactGTATGAATTTCAAATTATGACTGCATTAGTTCAAACATTCTCCCCTCGTACAACATGTATGCCTCCCCCCATTTTATCACATGGTACATTCCAAATGGAACGGCCAGAAAGAGTCCGACAACTGTCGTCTGCAGTGGgtcagttgcagcaggctaccTGTGCACAATTCTGCCGTTTGcaagactgttggaaatccTATAAACTGACTACGCCACGGATGAAACTCGAAGTGCTTTTTCAGGCATGGATCCTACAACAGTTGCAGTATTGAAAGGTAATGTTAATTTGCTTTTACATGTCTTTGCATGGTCAGCTAATTGTGGTTAGCTAAGTCCTCACATGCTAGTTTGAACAAACTGACCTTCTAGCCAAATGTGGGCTAGAAACAGTGAACAGCTACACGAAAAGTCTTGCCGTACAAAtagtttatattattttattgtcagaAACAGAAGGAACAACTTTTAGGCAGCTATTAACTTTAGCTTTAGCATGTTTTGTGTTGCACGTTAGAATGGTTGCGGAGGGTTGGTAGGGGAGGCGCGCGCGCGGCTGGGTTCAAAATCATGGTTAGACTTTAGCTAAATGTAGATATATGTTCCTGCTTAAGCTGTGCTTCTGTGCTGCCACCACTGACTTAACCAGGTTATGACCTCATACTGTATATTTACAGTGTGATTgtatgtgtttttcagctgctaaTATTAGCACAGAATTGCTTCCCAGTCTGTCTAAGGAGGACTTGCGTGACCTCTTTCCGGGGCCTGAGCACTTTTTCCGAAGGAAAGCCATTTGGAGGACCACTCATGGTGAAAATGAGGTGATATCCGATTTTAACGTTGTGTGGACATTAAACTATGCTGTGATTTACAATTTCAGTGAAACTGTCATGCTCTGTGTCTTTTGTTCCCTGttcgtttttctgttttattttgtagtgtCTATTCTTCCTAACTTTTTCTAGTCTTCCTATTTGTTCTTTGCTACCTGTTTGGTTGTAACTGCATTTTGGCCCAATCCTGCAAAACCTGACggaaacatttcctttttggtgttgttgctTGTAGTGCACTACTTACAATTACTGTGAGatcaatttttgtgtttttcagtgtgaagAACTGGAGCAGCCTCACCCAGGCACCTCCTCTGGAACTTATGATGGTGCCACAATTCCAACTACCCCAAACGCTTTGTCCACTCCTTCTTCCTTCCCTGCACCTGTCCCCTCTTCAAAGCCAGGAGACAGTGCCAGCAGAACTGTACAGCTTCAAAGTCCACAATATGTTgtatacacagacacagagctgGAGCTGTCAAGAACCAccttttttgaaaaacagcGTGCTGGACAAGAAGAAGACTTCACACTCTCCAAAGAGCTTCGCTGTCGCATAATAAGGAACACAGTAACAAGCATGATCGCCATAAAGAGAGCTGCAGGGGATGACTTCCGATATCCAAGTAGCCGTGAGCTAACTGCGATGGCTCAGTGTCTGATTGTATACTACCCAATGCTGCGGGACAGGTCTGCAGCCAGTGGAGCTGAGTGGGTAGGAGGATATGCTTTATTCGGGATCGGAGCTTTTATGCGGTAATTTCATTACGATCAATGTGATTTTTACGTTCCATGTTTTTGTCAGGAATCTGTGAAGAAGCAGCTTTTGAGAagggtccaaaatgtgacaacccCCAAAAAGAAGCAGGGAGCAACTCCTTCAAGAAAGAGGCGACTGGCCATCAGCTTTGAGAGCAGCAGCCATGGGTCACCCACTGATGACAGCGGGTCCAATGCTTCAACTTTGAGCTTGGAAACATCACCGCAGTCTGGAGGCACTTCCCTGGAGGCTGAACAGGTGGATGGTAAGAGCACATACTgagattgtgtttttgtattaaaattGCTACAAGTATTGAAAAGGGGGAGTGCCTTTAAGGTATTAATCATTAATCATCAAGATTATCTTTTCATGATAGCAGCTTTAgctcagtctggttctggtggatCAGCTggaaagagcagagagagaaagagagagaatacTCCTGCTGACTTAAGACTTCAGACTCGTAACTATTACTTCACTGGAATACGCTAaagaaatattgtattttattatcaATGTAgcagtactacgttatgatttattgctctcgttattaataattggggcaccaccctagatctctagggaaaaatattaactttactaaaaaaaattaatattcataaaaattttgatcaatctcatatcaaaaagtcttgaatcctcggttaaattgaccacattctacacaaagaaacacaagactgtagtttgatctaaaatgaggtatttattaacttctatgaaaataatgacaagtgaactatgtacaatgtagatatggtgtgtgtgtgtgtgtgtgtgtgtgtgtgtgtgtgtgtgtgtgtgtgtgcgtgcttgtgtgagggatgtggaagtaggtgtgagagagaaggaaatatggtgaggattagccagagctaacctgacgaggtaaccggtaatttggattaagaattctaatgatttgtaaaagaataaattgatgaagtgaattaattgaccaagcggttagtacatcacccatagaatggaatcagagcaaactcagctggagttattgaagtgaaccgtcatgggctGGGACGTGCAGGGCCTTCAGATTAGCCGCACAACCGTCTGGACTGgcaggttcggagcggtgtgtcgttgttgtggccacgcctagatgtcctgccgcgggttgatcggttctatgcaaagacctgatccagcaggtctccggagttctcagctgagtgcttaaaaatgatggttctcaggctttagccaagaaaaacgggtgttgatgaaaaacggtcaaaattaagaaaaataaatgctggttctgaatctgttcttcagattaaaacgaataacgttggtttaaaattgagcaaaatgtctccttaagttacaaaaatattaagagataaatagttaacaaactgagatggtgagggaatttcgaagataggaaaaacgcgctttaggtaagaaataatgggaatctctgTTATGGATTCCCCAGGTAGTGAAGAAAGGGAAGTGAAGCGGGCAAGAGAGTAAGAGCGGTAAGAGAGATGATGTGGGcgacggctgactttatctgtgggtccagctaaggggaggacctgggcggagagagagaacttttaggcgcgagtctggaggaatttggaatctctttgttctcacagagtagagaagaaagaggagtccagaatggattaaaatatgatattaaacgcgcaaaacacgatctgtctatcccaccatattcagttgcgtgaaagtgaaatgtgtagattaatacatatgttcacatgatgtgaatcatttcattcataactatatgtttatgtttatgacattaaaaatatgtatcacagtgaaaatataacaagtcagagatttggtaacaggtaaatacaatggtcatcattcaacctaaatggagtaataaagaaggaatcagattaaatatcacaaattaataaatcagcttctgtgaaagatagaatcttgattttcatgttaatgatgaatgatttccaCTGACGTTGgtaattctgtaaacacaaaatacattccagaaatattaatttggcaaggttttgtaagttcagttccagtctctttgtttcagtcaaagagagggagagggtgactccagccttcagccataaagttttacgacttgttatctgatctgtggaatgcagagacgtctccggctgagggtctcctaaagctgaaaagggattttagcatgaaagttcattaaacaaacatccatagcatataattgaaagtcattgtcttttaaaaagaagaagttattccaggggtttaaatgttcacaggagctccatccttctgtgaatgaaaacctacagaaatacaaatgtctcaatcctcctatagagatgggtgttggtcagtgctggagagagggacagcttatctgagttttgatcagctcaggaattccagagcctttgcagtcttgctccATCAATAAACATCTACTCCATATAGAGTTGAGTTGTGAGAAAGTGTGGTGAGTTGTTGCGGATGTactgtcacatttctttttagaaGTCAGTTATACATGGTTTAGTTTTAGATACAAACATTGAAATGATTAAACTAAAAGTCAGTAACTTTGAATATTTGTATGTTTCTTCAAACTGTAATGGCAGAAAGTGAAACAGTAATCATAATTTCATTTCAACAATAGGGCCTGAAACTACTGACAGCCCACAGAACCAGGCCAGACACTACAAAGTTCTGCAGGAGCTATACAAATCCAAGCCCAGGCCCAACAAGAAGGATGTTGCCCAGCTGTTGGACCTGGAATACCAAGCAAGACGGGCTTACATCGACTCTGATGTTCTGAAGGAGCACGACAGACCTACCAAGATTCTTCAAGCATATCCCTGCTTCAGAGAAGTGGATCATGTAAGCAAATCAAATCATTTTAAGttgatttatgtttaatatgattgtatgtggggctgcacagtgtcgtagtggttagcactttcaccttgcagcaagaagatccccggttcaaatcccggcctgggatctttctgcatggagtttgcatgttctccctgtgcatgcgtgggttttctccgggtactctggcttcctcccacagtccaaaaatatgctgaggttaattggttactctaaattgtccatagatgtgtgaatgtgcgtgtgattgtctgtctgtgtatgtaaccctgtgacagactggtgacctgtccagggtgtcccccgccttcgcccgagtcagccccgaccctaatgaggataaagcggtgtatagaggatggatggatggatggatgcatgtaTGTTAGTTTACAAATGATAGATTGTtagccattttccattttttaaattaaggacAGATGTTGGCCAGgttcttttttgcacaaattgtTTCATAATTCACAAAGCAGGTCACGCTGCAATTTCTACTTACATAGAATAGAACTTTATTgctccccgaagggaaattcatttgtttgGTCTTTACATAATGGgtccagacattttttattgacTAGATTTTGATTGGAATGTTGATTTAACAGGTATTTGCTATGTGTCCTTTTGtggtagataatggatgaactGCAGCGGATCCTCAATCAAGGAAACCCCCACTTCATAGCTGAACTGAAGAACCGCTGGAAGACCTTTTGTGAGAAGATCCAGTTTTATGGCGTTTTCAAAAAAGTCATGAGACCTCCACTGGCTGATAAAGGTAATTACTTATCATTTGATAACTTAAGAATCCATGAGCTGACCACAGTAGTcagtgctgctggtgctgctcaGTTTCACACATCCACCAAGTATTTTCCATTTACATAACTTGTCAACCATCCTAACCACTTCTACCatgtgcttttttcattttcccacCTGCAGTTTACTGCTTCTTGCAGTCTCTCCCAACCACACTCACTTCTGTTTCTTGTCTTGTTactctgttttatgttgttttttgaataactgactgcagtaaataaaattaggtggttttgtttttcacagtaaagcGAGGGGTTGCGATGATGAAAGCTTTGCCAGACGTCTTCCCATCACCCATTGCTCCACCCAAGAAGTTGGGGCATGCAAGTGAGGCCATTCTTCACATCTTGAggtaaaaaaatgatgtttgatAGTTTTTCACATGCTTTACAACAGGGCTATTAAACTCTATTGTTAAGGGACCGCATTTTTAGACATtctcctgattttttttattgtaaatatttgcttttgatACATCACACCActgcattttgaaaacattcataTTGCCACACTGAGAAAGGAATAGGCCTACTTTAAGAAACTGGGTGAAGCGctcagtttcattttctttgcaacATAAGCTGTGATACAGCCACAGAAGTAAACAAATTTGAAAGAGATGTATTCTACAGCACATCATATGTCATGTGGCATATAATGTGGTCAATTCTGACATCTCTTATCAAGCTACATCACGGCACTTCTTAAGTACTAAAAAGAAGCAAACGACAGGATTGAGTAAAGACATTTCAGAAATTAAACAATCACTGAGCTCGCCTGTGTATTTGATcccacaaaacagaaatgataaaTGCTTCCAATATTTTGACATCAGACTGCTTTTACTGCCTTAACCCAGTGAAGCTGTTTATGAAGAATATTGTTGCATTACTAGAGCCTGGCAATGACCAAAGAAAAATGTCTAACATTACAAAGAACATATCTGGACGACTCACATCAGTCAGGCAAAACAGAATGACAGCTGTAGTTGCAGGCTGTGTAGTAGGCTCCTTGACACACATCCATAAAAAGGCATAAACACTGGCTCACAACtactttgtttcttttacacTTTCTTGTCTTCTGTCACTTCcacatattcatttttatttcaattataGACAAAGACGAGCATTGCTACCCTGCCACATATCCATTTAGTTTActctcataaacacacacacaaataagctTCAATTCACACTTAATTAGCCTCATATTTCtatttgtgtttcagtctgtgGAAGACCCCAACGCTTTCCTGA includes these proteins:
- the LOC127535544 gene encoding uncharacterized protein LOC127535544 — translated: MIAIKRAAGDDFRYPSSRELTAMAQCLIVYYPMLRDRSAASGAEWESVKKQLLRRVQNVTTPKKKQGATPSRKRRLAISFESSSHGSPTDDSGSNASTLSLETSPQSGGTSLEAEQVDGPETTDSPQNQARHYKVLQELYKSKPRPNKKDVAQLLDLEYQARRAYIDSDVLKEHDRPTKILQAYPCFREVDHIMDELQRILNQGNPHFIAELKNRWKTFCEKIQFYGVFKKVMRPPLADKVKRGVAMMKALPDVFPSPIAPPKKLGHASEAILHILSLWKTPTLS